AAACTAGATGTTACTGATGAGAATTTATTTGGACTCTTGATTCAATATCCAAATACAGAGGGACATATCAAAAATATAAATTCATTTATTGCTTCGGCAAAAGAAAATGAAGTTTCGGTGGCTGTTGCTTCTGACCTTTTGGCTCTTACAATGCTTACTCCTCCAGGGGAAATGGGTGCAGATGTAGTCTTTGGTTCAGCGCAACGTTTGGGCGTTCCAATGGGTTATGGGGGACCTCACGCTGCATTTTTTGCGATTAATGATAAAGACAAACGTTTTATTCCAGGTCGTGTAATTGGTCTTTCGAAAGATGCTGAGGGAAACCCTGCTTACAGAATGGCTCTTCAAACTCGTGAGCAACATATCAAAAGAGAAAAAGCAACTTCAAATATATGTACAGCACAAGTTTTACTTTCTGTAATGGCAAGTATGTATGGCGTTTATCATGGCGCAGAAGGATTAAAGAATATTGCTCACAGAATTCACGGTTTTGCTAAAATTACCCATAAAGTTGTTGAGAAATTGGGGTATGAAGTGGTTTATAATCAATATTTTGATACACTTAAAATCAATACCACAAGCGAACAAGCACGTATTATTAAAGAATTAGCAGAGAAAAATGAAATAAATCTCCGTTATTTTGAAAATGGAAATATAGGAATTTCGTTTGGCGAGCGTTCAGAATATGAAGACCTTGAAACCTTGTCAGCTATTTTTGCTAAAGCTGCTCACAAAGATTCTTTCAAAGAAGAAATAAAAGAATTTGCTCAAAACTTAGAACTAGACTGGGAAGATGCAGTCATCAGAAAATCTGATTTTATGACACATCCTGTTTTTTCTTTGTATCATACCGAACACGAAATGTTGCGTTACATGAAGCGTTTGGAAAACAAAGATTTATCTTTAGTTCATTCGATGATTTCTTTGGGTTCTTGTACTATGAAACTCAATGCAACAACAGAAATGATTCCTGTTACGTGGTCAGAGTTTGGACAAATTCATCCTTTTGCGCCTCTCAATCAAGCAGAAGGATATAAAGAACTTACTGATAATTTACGCACTTGGTTATGTGAGATTACAGGTTTTGATGATGTTTCTTTACAACCTAACTCAGGAGCGCAAGGCGAATATGCAGGTCTTATGGCAATTCGTGGCTATCACGTAGCAAAAGGAGATACACATAGAAATGTTGCTATTATTCCTTCTTCGGCTCACGGAACAAACCCAGCGAGTGCAGTTTTGGCAGGAATGAAAGTTGTCATTACAAAATGTGATGAGAATGGAAATATTGATGTAACTGACTTAAAAGACAAAGTAGAAAAAAATAAAGAAAATTTATCGTGTTTGATGGTAACCTATCCTTCGACACACGGAGTTTTTGAAGAGTCTATCATAGAAATTTGTGATATTATCCATCAAAATGGTGGTCGTGTTTATATGGATGGCGCAAACATGAACGCACAAGTTGGTTTGACTTCTCCTGCTAATATCGGTGCAGATGTTTGTCACTTGAACTTACACAAAACGTTTTGTATTCCTCACGGTGGTGGAGGTCCTGGAATGGGTCCAATCGGTGTAGTCAAAGATTTAGCTCCTTATTTGCCTTCTCACCCAGTAGTTGAGATTCGTGGAAAAATTGGAGAAAATGGCGCAAGTCATCCTATTTCGGCAGCTCCTTATGGAAGTGCTTCTATTTTGCTTATTTCGTATGCGTATATCGCAATGATGGGAGGCGACGGACTCAAAAGAGCAACAGAAAGAGCTATTTTGAATGCAAATTATGTCAAATCTTTATTGGAAGAACACTATCCAATTTTGTATGTAGGTAAAAATGGTCGTTGCGCTCACGAGTTTATTTTGGATTGTAGAGAATTTAAAAAGACAGTCGGAATTGAAGTTGTCGATATTGCTAAACGTTTGATGGATTATGGTTTCCACGCTCCAACAGTTTCTTTCCCAGTTGCTGGAACGCTTATGATTGAGCCAACTGAAAGCGAAACAAAAGAAGAACTAGACCGTTTTGCACAAGCAATGATTCAGATTCGCAAAGAAATTCAAGAAATTGAAGATAGAGATTCTGATGCAACTGATAATGTCTTGAAAAATGCTCCTCACACAGCAGGAAGACTTTTGGCGAATGAGTGGAATTTCCCTTATTCTCGTCAGAAAGCAGTTTATCCATTAGAATGGGTAAAAGAACGCAAGTTTTGGGTTTCGGTTAGTCGCATAGATGATGCGTATGGCGATAGAAATCTAGTTTGTAGTTGTATTCCTGTTGAAGAATATGAAGAGAGAGAATTGGCAGAAGTGAAGTAGAATAATTTGTGTCGTTGGTGGGAACACCAACAACGGCAAGATATATAATTATGAAAACCTACTGAATTTTCTTTTTTGGAAATTTGGTAGGTTTTTTTATGTGTAATTTATAACTTACAGTATGAATACAAACATTTTTAATCAATATACATTAGACTATATTCTTTCTGTAAAAAGGAATTCTAAAAAAGAAGATATATTTAGTCTTAGCAGAAATTTACATCATATTTTAATAAATGTAGATTTTTCTAAAACAGAAATAGTCGATATATGGAATCATTTTTTCATACAAATGGAACAAGATCTTTCATTTTTTCGGGTGAAAGATGCAATCAAATCATACAGTAGACAAGATGAAAGATGTATAAGTTTACTAGATTATGTAATAAACAATGAAATTGAGAATAAAGATGATTTAATAATTTCTATATTATTAGGCTTATATGAATATAATAAAGATTTAGTATATCAAAGAATTATCTCATTATTGCAAGAACCTAATGACAGCCATTTAGGTTTACATACTTTAGCATTAATGAATTATACCTCTAAAGTTCAATTTGATTATACTTTTAGTTTGATAACAAATTTCAAATCTGTTAACAACAATAGTGTTTTATCTGTCACTCTTTTTTTAATTAAAAATTTAAATAATAAATACATACTTGATTATCAAACAGAAAAAGCTTGGGAACTTATAAATCATTATTCTAATTCTGATTCACAAGTTCAAAATTACATATTGAATATTCTTTACAATGTAAAAGGATATGAAGATAAAAAGCTAGAAATATTACTGTCAATGGATTTTAGAAAAATAGAAACATATCACAGTTTAAACTTCTTACTAGATGATTTTAAAAATGTAGATTACTTTTTTGCAGTATTAAAAAAAGCTATGATAGACTTAAAAGATGATTTTACACCTAAACTATTTCACTCAATAAGCACCTTTCAAAGATCAGAACCAAAAGCATTTTCAAAAGGACTTATACAATTACTAATTGATGAATTAGGTGTGATACGTTTTTTAGCTAATAAAGTTTTAAGCTATTTACAATCTCACAACAAGTTTAATTTCTCAACAGATTTATTACAATACTCAGAACGAGAACAAGAGTGGTTAATAGCATCATTGAGTGGGATGTTTACATATCCGAAAGATACTTTACATTTATTGTTACCTTTAAGAAATAGTAAGTATTCATACATTAAAGATTTATTGAAAGCTAAGATTGAAGTTTTAATAAATGATTATAGTGATAGTATAATCAGTATAATGGAAAATGAGCTTGATTTGAATAATACTAATGATGGCTTCTATTTAGAAGAATTCAAAGCAATTGAACAAGAAAATCAAAACTCCTTTTTAAAGAAAATTAAAGTAAAAGAAATAATTTCAAGTCATAGTCATGCTAGATTATACAATCTATTTAATTCAAAAAATGATAATAAAATGGCAAAAGAAATGGAGGAAGGTAAAAAACAACATGAGGAAAATTCATTTTTAAAATACTTTCCTACTGTGGTACTAGCAAGAGGAAACTCATACAAATTTGCAGAAAATGGACGAGATAAGTTCGTACCTTTAGGTAAAATATCTGCTAGTATGACTTTTCCAAGAAGTATGTTTCTTAATAATGATAAGTATGAATATGATGCTAATAATGAAATTAACCAAAACTGGAAAGTAGATGAGTAATTTAAACAAATTAATAGTTCAAGAATATTTAGAAAGTTTAAAGGAAGACACAGAATTAGATGCTCTGTTTCCTACTCTTCTAA
This is a stretch of genomic DNA from Bernardetia sp. MNP-M8. It encodes these proteins:
- the gcvP gene encoding aminomethyl-transferring glycine dehydrogenase codes for the protein MKINIFNQTTFESRHNGNLDDSVTEMLKKVNASSIEQLISETVPADIRLKKTLNLPSALTESDFIHSLQKIASKNKVFRSFIGMGYYETLVPNVILRNILENPAWYTAYTPYQAEIAQGRLEALINFQTMVIDLTGMEIANASLLDEATAAAEAMRLLDATKAKSKKKAMKFFVSDKCHPQTLSLLVGRAEPLGIELEIGDITKLDVTDENLFGLLIQYPNTEGHIKNINSFIASAKENEVSVAVASDLLALTMLTPPGEMGADVVFGSAQRLGVPMGYGGPHAAFFAINDKDKRFIPGRVIGLSKDAEGNPAYRMALQTREQHIKREKATSNICTAQVLLSVMASMYGVYHGAEGLKNIAHRIHGFAKITHKVVEKLGYEVVYNQYFDTLKINTTSEQARIIKELAEKNEINLRYFENGNIGISFGERSEYEDLETLSAIFAKAAHKDSFKEEIKEFAQNLELDWEDAVIRKSDFMTHPVFSLYHTEHEMLRYMKRLENKDLSLVHSMISLGSCTMKLNATTEMIPVTWSEFGQIHPFAPLNQAEGYKELTDNLRTWLCEITGFDDVSLQPNSGAQGEYAGLMAIRGYHVAKGDTHRNVAIIPSSAHGTNPASAVLAGMKVVITKCDENGNIDVTDLKDKVEKNKENLSCLMVTYPSTHGVFEESIIEICDIIHQNGGRVYMDGANMNAQVGLTSPANIGADVCHLNLHKTFCIPHGGGGPGMGPIGVVKDLAPYLPSHPVVEIRGKIGENGASHPISAAPYGSASILLISYAYIAMMGGDGLKRATERAILNANYVKSLLEEHYPILYVGKNGRCAHEFILDCREFKKTVGIEVVDIAKRLMDYGFHAPTVSFPVAGTLMIEPTESETKEELDRFAQAMIQIRKEIQEIEDRDSDATDNVLKNAPHTAGRLLANEWNFPYSRQKAVYPLEWVKERKFWVSVSRIDDAYGDRNLVCSCIPVEEYEERELAEVK